From Brassica oleracea var. oleracea cultivar TO1000 chromosome C3, BOL, whole genome shotgun sequence, a single genomic window includes:
- the LOC106332191 gene encoding mitochondrial pyruvate carrier 1, with protein MATASRFQAFLNSPVGPKTTHFWGPIANWGFVAAGLVDMQKPPEMISGNMSSAMCIYSALFMRFAWMVQPRNYLLLACHASNETVQLYQLSRWARAQGYLSSTKEEEKPSQ; from the exons ATGGCAACAGCATCAAGGTTCCAAGCATTCTTGAACAGTCCGGTTGGACCTAAAACAACCCATTTCTGGGGTCCTATCGCTAACTGGGGCTTTGTTGCCGCT GGTTTGGTGGATATGCAAAAGCCTCCGGAAATGATTTCTGGAAACATGTCCTCAG CCATGTGTATTTACTCTGCATTGTTCATGAGATTTGCCTGGATGGTGCAACCACGCAACTATCTCCTACTTGCCTGCCATGCTTCCAATGAGACAGTTCAGCTCTACCAGCTCTCTCGTTGGGCTAGAGCCCAGGG GTATCTATCCTCCACGAAAGAAGAGGAGAAACCGTCTCAGTAA
- the LOC106333668 gene encoding uncharacterized protein At1g15400: MALQRSTTSFRRQGSSGLIWNDRFLSGEIRNDERKEDRRNDHRDGSMASTTATVKRSASDGGRSNGGRLEISPALDPPSPEISAGCGFCSMFSSNRRRRRRGRSSSAGSS; the protein is encoded by the coding sequence ATGGCGTTGCAAAGATCGACGACGTCCTTCAGGAGACAAGGATCATCGGGACTCATCTGGAACGACAGGTTCTTGAGCGGAGAAATCCGTAACGACGAAAGAAAAGAAGACCGACGTAACGATCATCGAGACGGTTCAATGGCTTCCACCACGGCAACAGTGAAACGTAGCGCATCTGATGGAGGACGTAGCAACGGTGGACGGTTGGAGATTTCTCCAGCGTTGGATCCACCTTCCCCTGAAATATCTGCTGGTTGTGGCTTCTGTTCTATGTTTTCGTCTAATCGAAGAAGGAGACGCAGAGGAAGATCATCAAGCGCTGGAAGTTCATAA
- the LOC106332290 gene encoding uncharacterized protein LOC106332290, translated as MNMANGEKPKKKKSLMNFYKFSTTSSKQSLINPKSTPNKVQIPPSSLYQEEVSKSIVVQASKTQNHARRDIFELKTTSNERKKGGGGGGGGAAEEGRKSVSHVERDTEARIAAAAEMLTVRILAADMPGFMQAHAFRCARTTLDSLEKFSSKHMAFNLKKEFDKGYGPAWHCIVGSSFGSFVTHSTGCFIYFSMDKLYILLFKTKVRPASPH; from the exons ATGAATATGGCAAACGGAGAGAAACCAAAAAAGAAGAAAAGTCTCATGAACTTCTACAAGTTCTCCACCACCAGTTCGAAGCAGTCACTCATAAACCCTAAATCCACACCAAACAAAGTCCAGATCCCACCATCATCACTATATCAAGAAGAGGTATCAAAATCAATCGTGGTCCAGGCAAGTAAAACACAAAACCATGCAAGGAGGGACATCTTTGAGTTAAAGACTACTAGTAATGAGAGAAAGAAAGGCGGTGGTGGGGGTGGTGGTGGTGCGGCGGAGGAGGGGAGGAAGTCGGTGTCTCACGTGGAGAGGGATACGGAGGCGAGGATAGCGGCAGCGGCGGAGATGTTAACGGTGAGGATATTAGCAGCGGACATGCCGGGGTTTATGCAAGCACATGCGTTTAGGTGTGCGAGAACGACGTTAGATAGTTTGGAGAAGTTTAGTTCGAAGCACATGGCTTTCAATCTCAAGAAG GAGTTTGACAAAGGGTATGGACCAGCATGGCATTGCATAGTGGGGTCAAGTTTCGGGTCGTTCGTGACACATTCCACAGGTTGTTTTATTTATTTCTCAATGGACAAACTCTACATTCTCCTCTTCAAAACCAAAGTTCGTCCTGCTTCTCCCCATTGA
- the LOC106331426 gene encoding SPX domain-containing protein 1: MKFGKSLSNQIEQTLPEWRDKFLSYKDLKKRLKLIDSKSVDRPTKRLRLDESSVGMSKEEISFIQLLEDELEKFNNFFVEKEEEYIIRLKELRDRIGKAKDSKEEMMSIRKEIVDLHGEMVLLENYSALNYTGLVKILKKYDKRTGDLMRLPYIQKVLQQPFYTTDLLYKLIKESEAMLDCFFEDPTVCAAESDESVQAEHKFMESLHMKSTIAALRVLKEIRSKSSTVSVFSLPPLQLNGLDKIPLLEQEAK; encoded by the exons ATGAAGTTCGGTAAGAGTCTGAGCAATCAGATCGAGCAGACACTGCCTGAATGGCGTGACAAGTTCTTGTCTTACAAAGACCTCAAGAAGCGTCTCAAACTCATCGACTCCAAAAGCGTAGATCGCCCCACCAAACGTCTCCGGCTCGACGAGAGCTCCGTCGGGATGTCGAAAGAAGAGATCAGTTTCATCCAGTTGCTGGAGGACGAGCTGGAGAAGTTCAACAACTTCTTCGTCGAGAAGGAGGAAGAGTACATCATCAGATTAAAG GAACTGAGAGATAGGATTGGGAAAGCTAAAGATTCGAAGGAGGAGATGATGAGCATAAGGAAAGAGATCGTTGATCTCCACGGAGAGATGGTTCTCCTCGAGAACTACAGTGCTCTGAACTACACAGGATTGGTCAAGATTCTGAAGAAGTACGACAAGCGAACCGGTGACCTCATGCGCTTGCCTTACATCCAGAAAGTTCTTCAGCAGCCCTTTTACACTACTGACTTGCTCTACAAGCTCATCAAGGAGTCCGAGGCGATGCTCGATTGCTTCTTCGAGGATCCAACGGTTTGTGCAGCAGAGTCTGATGAGAGTGTCCAAGCGGAGCACAAGTTTATGGAGAGCCTCCACATGAAGAGTACGATCGCTGCTCTGCGTGTTTTGAAGGAGATCAGGAGTAAAAGCTCTACGGTGAGCGTCTTCTCTCTGCCGCCGCTCCAGTTAAACGGGTTAGACAAGATTCCGTTGTTGGAGCAAGAAGCAAAATAG
- the LOC106331832 gene encoding NHP2-like protein 1, whose translation MTEEVVNSRAYPLADSQLSITILDLIQQAAYHQQLKKGANEATKALNRGIAEIVVMATDVDSLDILLHLPLLAEDKNVPYVFVRSKQALGRACGVSRSVIACSVISNDEGGLLEKQIEHLKDAIEKLLI comes from the exons ATG ACAGAAGAAGTTGTGAACTCGAGAGCATATCCTCTCGCAGATTCTCAGTTATCTATAACGATTCTTGATCTCATTCAACAAGCTGCTTACCACCAGCAGCTCAAGAAGGGTGCTAATGAAG CTACGAAGGCACTTAATCGTGGGATCGCTGAGATTGTGGTTATGGCTACAGATGTAGATTCCCTGGATATTCTTCTTCATCTTCCTTTACTAGCCGAGGATAAG AATGTTCCGTATGTGTTTGTGCGTTCAAAGCAAGCCTTGGGAAGAGCATGTGGTGTATCAAGATCCGTTATTGCTTGTTCTGTCATATCAAACGATGAAGGAGGTCTGTTGGAAAAACAAATCGAGCATCTCAAGGATGCTATTGAGAAGCTTCTCATCTAA
- the LOC106331833 gene encoding protein kish-like, producing MSALFNFHSFLTVVLLVICTCTYLKMQFPAILEQKTGFRGFFWKAARIGERLSPWMSVGCFMMGVSIIFF from the exons ATG TCAGCTTTGTTCAATTTCCATTCATTTCTGACGGTGGTGCTGCTTGTTATCTGCACTTGCACTTATCTGAAGATGCAGTTCCCTGCCATTCTTGAGCAGAAGACTGG GTTTCGAGGATTCTTTTGGAAGGCTGCTAGAATAG GTGAGCGTTTGAGCCCTTGGATGTCCGTGGGATGCTTCATGATGGGTGTCTCCATCATTTTCTTTTGA
- the LOC106328124 gene encoding mediator of RNA polymerase II transcription subunit 17 — translation MDSDMEISLDRLPIKRLESIEENGAERFPSDVGYDDKRVSLIRRIDFAWALEEEDELKNNKKKKKTSKEGPEQWQWKGMVENLQLAHQELSVIIDLINTVEANDAVTVAGMTRPKPMPNEILSDLAVSTATKLQSYRHLGKFFKQSAKSLEQKVNREARFYGALIRLQRNWKVKRQRVLASNASNEGFTIDLSDSSLYDPASGFRPSTFSTIRVEHDSAGMLAINLPQDSWYSLRFGFVGLNSIDNPNESDEHIDSTTGHDLISEKQSKSDDDESVKETHSLLREVHKSIFAEQLFDMLNREAFSEGVGFSISGIRENFMEMNIGQGASLFVSLYQSGKNASIKKSESANMLIESSAEGDCRVNKLGFPSRASYEIYLQQIFHEHAFGKAKDQPKSKSNRASNQTAKENNSGLLDHFCLSLAHRIFSARVLVQLESVVCKVPYLHLISHPTWNSRTSSWTVLMTVPPSIIPQGNSESQSPDGKRNLKTQFRTKVVVKDDCISIEAECTPNVVGLLKSTSCNLFSMNKYECDLADLPVIILQQVASQIVCWLLEEARTVGTKASRDFLSLSLEIVEGERVSLVGQINPEDVKGCISWWLVMENGCTEERKGVSESRKSLGHLSLDVLYSVLMDLINLCGSGRNAKTETL, via the exons ATGGACAGCGACATGGAGATCTCTCTCGACAGGCTTCCGATAAAGCGACTAGAATCCATCGAGGAGAACGGCGCGGAGCGTTTTCCCTCCGATGTAGGTTACGACGACAAGAGAGTCTCGTTGATTCGGAGGATAGACTTCGCGTGGGCGTTGGAGGAAGAAGACGAGCTGAAGAACAATAAGAAGAAGAAGAAGACGTCCAAAGAGGGGCCGGAGCAGTGGCAATGGAAGGGAATGGTGGAGAATCTGCAGTTGGCTCATCAGGAGCTCTCCGTCATCATAGACCTTATCAATACT GTGGAAGCGAATGATGCAGTAACAGTGGCTGGGATGACTAGACCTAAGCCTATGCCTAATGAGATTCTCTCTGATCTTGCTGTGTCTACTGCTACCAAGTTGCAGAGCTACAGG CATTTAGGAAAATTCTTCAAGCAATCAGCAAAATCTTTAGAGCAGAAAGTCAATCGCGAAGCAAGGTTTTATGGTGCTCTTATCAG GTTGCAGCGGAACTGGAAAGTGAAGCGACAACGTGTTCTTGCTTCAAACGCCAGCAACGAGGGCTTCACGATTGATCTTTCCGATAGTTCATTATATGATCCCGCTTCTGGTTTCCGCCCATCTACATTTTCCACTATCCGTGTAGAACATGATTCAGCTGGTATGCTGGCCATTAATCTACCCCAAGATTCATGGTACTCTCTCCGGTTTGGGTTTGTTGGCTTAAACTCGATTGACAACCCAAACGAGTCTGACGAGCACATAGACTCCACCACCGGTCACGATCTAATATCAGAGAAGCAGTCAAAAAGTGATGACGACGAATCTGTTAAAGAAACTCATTCCCTACTGAGGGAGGTGCATAAATCTATTTTCGCCGAGCAG TTGTTTGACATGCTAAACCGCGAAGCATTCAGTGAAGGTGTGGGGTTCAGCATTAGTGGAATACGAGAAAACTTCATGGAAATGAACATCGGCCAAGGAGCTTCTTTGTTTGTATCTCTCTACCAATCTGGCAAAAACGCCAGCATCAAGAAGTCGGAATCTGCAAACATGCTCATTGAATCATCAGCAGAAGGAGACTGTCGTGTGAACAAGCTAGGGTTCCCTAGTCGTGCCAGCTATGAAATATACTTGCAACAGATTTTCCACGAGCATGCATTTGGAAAAGCTAAAGATCAGCCCAAGTCAAAAAGCAACCGAGCATCCAATCAAACCGCAAAGGAGAACAACTCCGGACTTCTTGATCATTTCTGCTTATCTTTGGCTCATAGAATCTTCTCAGCTAGAGTTCTCGTGCAACTAGAAAGCGTG GTCTGCAAGGTCCCGTATCTTCATTTGATATCTCATCCTACATGGAATTCTCGGACATCTTCATGGACTGTCCTCATGACTGTTCCTCCATCAATCATCCCTCAAGGAAATTCTGAAAGCCAGTCTCCGGATGGTAAGAGGAATCTTAAGACGCAGTTCCGGACAAAAGTGGTGGTCAAGGATGATTGTATCAGTATCGAAGCGGAATGCACGCCCAATGTGGTTGGCTTACTGAAAAGCACTTCCTGCAATTTGTTCTCCATGAACAAATACGAGTGCGACTTGGCCGACCTTCCCGTGATAATTCTCCAACAG GTGGCGAGCCAGATAGTGTGTTGGTTACTGGAGGAAGCGAGGACGGTAGGGACAAAAGCGAGCAGGGATTTTCTGTCTTTGTCGTTAGAGATAGTGGAGGGGGAGAGAGTGAGCCTTGTGGGGCAAATAAACCCGGAAGATGTAAAGGGATGCATCTCATGGTGGCTTGTGATGGAGAATGGGTGCACCGAGGAGAGGAAAGGGGTGTCCGAGAGTAGGAAGTCGTTGGGGCATTTGTCTCTGGATGTGTTGTACTCTGTTCTCATGGATTTGATCAACTTGTGTGGTAGTGGTCGGAATGCCAAGACAGAGACTCTTTAA
- the LOC106329563 gene encoding uncharacterized protein LOC106329563 → MKVRSSVKKLCEFCKTVKRRRRVYVICSSNPKHKQRQGFCSIAYDGIIPPPSFSESVANQEVVRMPGQGVSVGLASLLHKRPEPAAVFGWRGGLASILFKQGN, encoded by the exons ATGAAGGTGAGATCATCTGTGAAGAAGTTGTGCGAGTTTTGTAAGACAGTGAAACGCCGTCGACGTGTGTACGTTATATGTTCATCCAATCCTAAGCACAAGCAAAGGCAGGGATTCTGCTCCATTGCTTATGATGGAATCATACCTCCTCCCTC GTTTTCTGAGTCGGTTGCTAATCAGGAGGTGGTGAGGATGCCTGGTCAGGGCGTATCAGTCGGTCTCGCATCGCTTTTACACAAAAGGCCTGAGCCAGCAGCAGTTTTCGGATGGCGGGGAGGTCTTGCATCCATTCTCTTCAAGCAAGGCAATTAG
- the LOC106328610 gene encoding uncharacterized protein LOC106328610 has translation MLLRSASTPLLTSLVHVSSPRESPIEPESLHQIQRPRSITLSSSSSCCYSPMSLRSSDESSRRIKRTASESDLKHLTSTKHASKFLTGALMEDVEEGIGFGIIPASSYETQVGDGGGGGGGKRRSGGRSDGGDDGEDSTDVHYRKMIEANPGNGIFLSNYAKFLKEVRGDYLKAEEYCGRAVLVSPYDGNVLAMYAELVWMIHKDSSRAESYFSRAVAAAPDDCYVQASYARFLWDDEDEEEEGREEVLEPQTSRMDFFTGPYPITAMS, from the exons ATGCTTTTACGAAGCGCGTCGACCCCACTTCTCACCTCATTGGTTCACGTCTCGAGCCCAAGGGAATCTCCAATCGAGCCCGAATCTCTTCATCAGATCCAACGTCCCAGATCTATAACACTCTCTTCCTCTTCCTCGTGCTGTTACAGCCCCATGTCTCTCCGCTCCAGCGACGAATCGTCAAGGAGGATCAAAAGGACAGCGTCGGAGAGCGATCTTAAACATCTGACATCGACTAAGCATGCGAGCAAGTTCCTCACCGGTGCTCTCATGGAGGACGTGGAGGAAGGAATCGGATTCGGGATTATACCCGCGTCTTCTTATGAAACCCAGGTTGGAGACGGCGGCGGTGGCGGAGGAGGGAAGAGAAGGAGCGGCGGAAGATCTGACGGTGGTGATGATGGAGAGGATAGCACAGACGTTCATTATCGGAAGATGATTGAAGCTAATCCTGGAAACGGGATTTTTCTCAGCAATTACGCCAAGTTCTTGAAAGAG GTTCGGGGAGATTACTTGAAAGCAGAAGAGTATTGCGGGAGAGCTGTTCTTGTGAGTCCTTACGATGGGAATGTTTTGGCTATGTACGCGGAATTGGTGTGGATGATTCATAAGGATTCGTCTCGTGCTGAGTCTTACTTCAGCCGAGCTGTTGCAGCTGCTCCTGATGATTG CTATGTACAAGCCTCATATGCGCGGTTTCTTTGGGATGATGAAGATGAAGAAGAAGAGGGACGCGAAGAAGTACTTGAGCCTCAGACTTCTCGAATGGATTTCTTCACGGGACCTTACCCAATCACGGCCATGTCTTAA